A stretch of DNA from Streptomyces gobiensis:
TGGCCGGGTGTTGTGCCCACCCGTTCCGCCCTGGGGGCACCTCCCAGCGTTAGCTGGGGGAGGAACGACTGCCCACAACACTGTGGGGTGTTAGTCGCGGCGGGTTGTGGCGGGGGTGGGGGTCTTGTCGGGGTCCTCGTTCTCCGGATCGTCCGGGGTCTCGTCCTGCTTGTCGTCCTCGTCGGGGGTGGCGCAGGGGTCGTCCGGCTCCTCGGAGTCCTCAGGGTCTTCGGGGTCCTCGTCTTTGGGGTCCTCGGGGGCCGACTCGCTGGGGGTCGGAGTCGGGGTGGGGGTTGGGGTTGGGGAGGGGGTTGGGGTTGGGGAGGGGGTGGCGGTCTGCGACTCGGAGGGGGAGGGGGATGGGCTCTCGGGGCACTCGGGGGAGGTGGGGGTGGGGTCGTCTGGTTCGGGGGTGGTGGGGGTGGGAGTTGGGGACTTGGTCGGGGTCGGTGGCACCTTGGTGGACCAGGGTGGGGGGCTGCTCGACTTGGCCGGGGCGGCGGGCTTGGGGGTGGTGGGCTTGGGGGTCGGGGTCGGGGTCGGCTTCGGGGAGGGGGGTGGGGCGGCTTCGCTTGGGGTGTCCTTCGCGGGGCGTGGGGACTTGGTGGCGTTGCCCGCGCCCGGGGAGTCCGGCAGGACGCCGGTGCCGTCCGGGACCTCGTGGGTGCCCTTGCGGTAGAACTCCAGCCAGGACAGGACCGTACGCATATAGTCCCGTGACTGGTTATAGCTGAGGATGGCCCGCTCCAGCTGCGCCCGGTTCGACAGGTCGCGGCCACCCGCGCAGAGATAACGGCCGGCGGCGAGTGCGGCGTCGAAGACGTTGTTGGGATCGCTGACCCCGTCGCCGTTGCCGTCCGCGCCCCATTTTGCCCAGGTCGACGGGATGAACTGCATGGGGCCGACCGCACGGTCGTAGCGGGGGTCGCGGTCGAAGTCGCCGCCGTCCGTATCCCGGATCAGAGCGAAGCCGTTGCCGTCCAGGACCGGGCCGCGGATCGCCTTG
This window harbors:
- a CDS encoding lytic transglycosylase domain-containing protein — its product is MGGIGRRLRRGVSSSAVAAAAMVALGASQAPGIDLVLPGSDASDPAPEADHPADGNSPYHTELPPLNTPEKPGHSGKPGDDPVDTGPPEAGIPATVLAAYKRAEKTLGAEKPRCNLPWELLAAIGKVESSHARGGALDGEGNTLKAIRGPVLDGNGFALIRDTDGGDFDRDPRYDRAVGPMQFIPSTWAKWGADGNGDGVSDPNNVFDAALAAGRYLCAGGRDLSNRAQLERAILSYNQSRDYMRTVLSWLEFYRKGTHEVPDGTGVLPDSPGAGNATKSPRPAKDTPSEAAPPPSPKPTPTPTPKPTTPKPAAPAKSSSPPPWSTKVPPTPTKSPTPTPTTPEPDDPTPTSPECPESPSPSPSESQTATPSPTPTPSPTPTPTPTPTPSESAPEDPKDEDPEDPEDSEEPDDPCATPDEDDKQDETPDDPENEDPDKTPTPATTRRD